One Tursiops truncatus isolate mTurTru1 chromosome 3, mTurTru1.mat.Y, whole genome shotgun sequence DNA segment encodes these proteins:
- the CCNB1 gene encoding G2/mitotic-specific cyclin-B1 isoform X1: MALRITRNTKINAENKAKVSMAGAKRVPVATVAASKPGLRPRTALGDIGNKVSEQPQAKLPLKKEAKTLAAGKVIAKKLPKPLEKAPVPVPEPQPELDLEPEPEPETEPVKEEKLAPEPILVDTPSPSPMETSGCAPAEEYLCQAFSDVILAVNDVDAEDGADPNLCSEYVKDIYAYLRQLEEEQAVRPKYLLGREVTGNMRAILIDWLVQVQMKFRLLQETMYMTVSIIDRFMQDNCVPKKMLQLVGVTAMFIASKYEEMYPPEIGDFAFVTDNTYTKYQIRQMEMKILRALNFSLGRPLPLHFLRRASKIGEVDVELHTLAKYLMELTMLDYDMVHFPPSQIAAGAFCLALKILDNGEWTPTLQHYLSYTEESLLLVMQHLAKNIIIVNRGLTKHMTIKNKYATSKHAKISILAQLNSALVQDLAKAVAKV; this comes from the exons ATGGCGCTCCGGATCACCAGG AACACGAAAATTAATGCTGAAAATAAGGCGAAGGTCAGTATGGCAGGCGCAAAGCGCGTGCCTGTGGCCACTGTTGCAGCCTCTAAGCCCGGGCTGAGGCCAAGGACAGCCCTTGGAGACATCGGTAACAAAGTCAGTGAACAGCCACAGGCCAAATTGCCCCTGAAAAAG GAAGCAAAAACTTTAGCTGCTGGAAAAGTTATTGCTAAAAAACTACCAAAACCTCTGGAAAAGGCTCCTGTACCTGTGCCGGAGCCCCAGCCGGAGCTGGATCTGGAGCCAGAGCCAGAGCCGGAAACCGAGCCTGTTAAAGAAGAGAAACTTGCCCCTGAGCCTATTTTG GTTGATACTCCCTCTCCAAGCCCCATGGAAACATCTGGCTGTGCCCCTGCGGAAGAGTATCTGTGCCAGGCTTTCTCTGATGTAATTCTTGCAGTGAATGATGTGGATGCAGAAGACGGAGCGGATCCAAACCTTTGTAGTGAATATGTAAAAGATATCTATGCTTATCTGAGACAACTTGAG GAAGAGCAAGCAGTCAGACCCAAATACCTACTGGGTCGTGAAGTCACTGGAAACATGAGAGCCATCCTAATTGACTGGCTAGTGCAGGTTCAAATGAAATTCAGGTTACTCCAGGAGACCATGTACATGACTGTTTCCATTATTGATCGGTTCATGCAG GATAATTGTGTGCCCAAGAAGATGCTGCAGCTGGTTGGTGTCACTGCCATGTTTATTGCCAGCAAATACGAGGAAATGTACCCTCCAGAAATTGGTGACTTTGCCTTTGTGACTGACAACACCTACACTAAGTACCAAATCAGACAGATGGAAATGAAGATTCTAAGAGCTTTAAATTTTAGTCTGGGTCGCCCTCTACCCCTGCATTTCCTTCGGAGAGCATCTAAGATTGGAGAG GTTGATGTTGAGCTACATACTTTGGCCAAATATCTGATGGAACTAACTATGTTGGACTACGATATGGTGCACTTTCCTCCTTCTCAGATTGCAGCGGGAGCTTTTTGCTTAGCACTGAAAATTCTTGATAATGGTGAATGG ACACCAACTCTGCAGCATTACCTGTCATACACTGAAGAATCCCTTCTTCTTGTTATGCAACACCTGGCTAAGAATATAATCATAGTGAATCGTGGGCTTACAAAGCATATG ACTATCAAGAACAAGTATGCTACGTCTAAGCATGCTAAGATCAGCATTCTAGCACAGCTGAATTCTGCACTAGTTCAAGATTTAGCCAAGGCTGTGGCAAAGGTGTAA
- the CCNB1 gene encoding G2/mitotic-specific cyclin-B1 isoform X2: MALRITRNTKINAENKAKVSMAGAKRVPVATVAASKPGLRPRTALGDIGNKVSEQPQAKLPLKKEAKTLAAGKVIAKKLPKPLEKAPVPVPEPQPELDLEPEPEPETEPVKEEKLAPEPILVDTPSPSPMETSGCAPAEEYLCQAFSDVILAVNDVDAEDGADPNLCSEYVKDIYAYLRQLEDNCVPKKMLQLVGVTAMFIASKYEEMYPPEIGDFAFVTDNTYTKYQIRQMEMKILRALNFSLGRPLPLHFLRRASKIGEVDVELHTLAKYLMELTMLDYDMVHFPPSQIAAGAFCLALKILDNGEWTPTLQHYLSYTEESLLLVMQHLAKNIIIVNRGLTKHMTIKNKYATSKHAKISILAQLNSALVQDLAKAVAKV; encoded by the exons ATGGCGCTCCGGATCACCAGG AACACGAAAATTAATGCTGAAAATAAGGCGAAGGTCAGTATGGCAGGCGCAAAGCGCGTGCCTGTGGCCACTGTTGCAGCCTCTAAGCCCGGGCTGAGGCCAAGGACAGCCCTTGGAGACATCGGTAACAAAGTCAGTGAACAGCCACAGGCCAAATTGCCCCTGAAAAAG GAAGCAAAAACTTTAGCTGCTGGAAAAGTTATTGCTAAAAAACTACCAAAACCTCTGGAAAAGGCTCCTGTACCTGTGCCGGAGCCCCAGCCGGAGCTGGATCTGGAGCCAGAGCCAGAGCCGGAAACCGAGCCTGTTAAAGAAGAGAAACTTGCCCCTGAGCCTATTTTG GTTGATACTCCCTCTCCAAGCCCCATGGAAACATCTGGCTGTGCCCCTGCGGAAGAGTATCTGTGCCAGGCTTTCTCTGATGTAATTCTTGCAGTGAATGATGTGGATGCAGAAGACGGAGCGGATCCAAACCTTTGTAGTGAATATGTAAAAGATATCTATGCTTATCTGAGACAACTTGAG GATAATTGTGTGCCCAAGAAGATGCTGCAGCTGGTTGGTGTCACTGCCATGTTTATTGCCAGCAAATACGAGGAAATGTACCCTCCAGAAATTGGTGACTTTGCCTTTGTGACTGACAACACCTACACTAAGTACCAAATCAGACAGATGGAAATGAAGATTCTAAGAGCTTTAAATTTTAGTCTGGGTCGCCCTCTACCCCTGCATTTCCTTCGGAGAGCATCTAAGATTGGAGAG GTTGATGTTGAGCTACATACTTTGGCCAAATATCTGATGGAACTAACTATGTTGGACTACGATATGGTGCACTTTCCTCCTTCTCAGATTGCAGCGGGAGCTTTTTGCTTAGCACTGAAAATTCTTGATAATGGTGAATGG ACACCAACTCTGCAGCATTACCTGTCATACACTGAAGAATCCCTTCTTCTTGTTATGCAACACCTGGCTAAGAATATAATCATAGTGAATCGTGGGCTTACAAAGCATATG ACTATCAAGAACAAGTATGCTACGTCTAAGCATGCTAAGATCAGCATTCTAGCACAGCTGAATTCTGCACTAGTTCAAGATTTAGCCAAGGCTGTGGCAAAGGTGTAA
- the CENPH gene encoding centromere protein H isoform X1 has translation METQSEEEAAAEAADSRGEGEPPQVAGAQAPRPEDRMALLLRVRAQTKQQLLEYKSMVDANEEKTPEQIMQEKQIEAKIEELEKEIEEAKIAFEMKKLALDRMQLSSALKKHMEKINTKTSVLMDNMKQILSLNKSVMKSQQETRDLEDKLLDVRKKRLQLKQASERKLFEIQTEKNKQKDDLGSMENSGKIKTVQQNLEMEIQITTVIQHVFQNLILGSKANWAEDSALKETVLQLEKNLTMIQ, from the exons ATGGAGACGCAGTCCGAGGAGGAAGCCGCTGCCGAGGCCGCGGACTCCAGAGGGGAAGGCGAGCCGCCGCAGGTCGCCGGCGCCCAGGCGCCGCGTCCCGAGGACCGCATGGCCCTGCTGCTCAG GGTAAGAGCACAGACCAAACAACAACTCTTGGAATATAAATCAATGGTTGATGCAA atgaagaaaaaacTCCAGAACAAATCATGCAGGAAAAGCAAATTGAAGC TAAAATtgaagaactggaaaaagaaattgaagaggcaaaaattgcttttgaaatgaaaaaacttGCATTAGACAG GATGCAGCTTTCAAGTGCACTtaaaaaacacatggagaaaaTTAACACCAAGACTag TGTGCTCATGGATAACATGAAACAAATACTAAGTCTAAATAAATCAGTAATGAAATCACAGCAG GAAACCCGGGACTTGGAAGACAAATTGCTTGATGTTAGAAAGAAGAGGTTGC AGTTAAAACAAGCTTCAGAAAGGAAGCTTTTCGAAATACAGActgaaaagaacaaacagaaagatgatttgggtagtatggaaAATTCGGGGAAGATAAAGACCGTACAACAAAACCTGGAGATGGAGATACAGATTACTACAGTTATTCAACATGTGTTCCag AACCTCATTTTGGGGAGTAAAGCCAACTGGGCAGAGGATTCTGCCCTTAAGGAAACTGTTCTGCAGCTTGAGAAGAATCTCACCATGATCCAATAA
- the CENPH gene encoding centromere protein H isoform X2: METQSEEEAAAEAADSRGEGEPPQVAGAQAPRPEDRMALLLRVRAQTKQQLLEYKSMVDANEEKTPEQIMQEKQIEAKIEELEKEIEEAKIAFEMKKLALDSVLMDNMKQILSLNKSVMKSQQETRDLEDKLLDVRKKRLQLKQASERKLFEIQTEKNKQKDDLGSMENSGKIKTVQQNLEMEIQITTVIQHVFQNLILGSKANWAEDSALKETVLQLEKNLTMIQ; encoded by the exons ATGGAGACGCAGTCCGAGGAGGAAGCCGCTGCCGAGGCCGCGGACTCCAGAGGGGAAGGCGAGCCGCCGCAGGTCGCCGGCGCCCAGGCGCCGCGTCCCGAGGACCGCATGGCCCTGCTGCTCAG GGTAAGAGCACAGACCAAACAACAACTCTTGGAATATAAATCAATGGTTGATGCAA atgaagaaaaaacTCCAGAACAAATCATGCAGGAAAAGCAAATTGAAGC TAAAATtgaagaactggaaaaagaaattgaagaggcaaaaattgcttttgaaatgaaaaaacttGCATTAGACAG TGTGCTCATGGATAACATGAAACAAATACTAAGTCTAAATAAATCAGTAATGAAATCACAGCAG GAAACCCGGGACTTGGAAGACAAATTGCTTGATGTTAGAAAGAAGAGGTTGC AGTTAAAACAAGCTTCAGAAAGGAAGCTTTTCGAAATACAGActgaaaagaacaaacagaaagatgatttgggtagtatggaaAATTCGGGGAAGATAAAGACCGTACAACAAAACCTGGAGATGGAGATACAGATTACTACAGTTATTCAACATGTGTTCCag AACCTCATTTTGGGGAGTAAAGCCAACTGGGCAGAGGATTCTGCCCTTAAGGAAACTGTTCTGCAGCTTGAGAAGAATCTCACCATGATCCAATAA